A genome region from Gigantopelta aegis isolate Gae_Host chromosome 3, Gae_host_genome, whole genome shotgun sequence includes the following:
- the LOC121369064 gene encoding ankyrin repeat and SOCS box protein 13-like isoform X1 codes for MSDLALEAAVDELFINIDENMIQSYLNHEYPFHLASRDGNTPMLLALIQRCRDRVNSATTDLVRPLHEASLFGHLDCVKALLKAGAEVNVRNIDGATPLCDACCCGNTDIVQILLSYGAVVNPPLLLATPLHEAVLRDNWKCTELLVDAGAKLDSSDCHFGTPLHICAMKGYTMSAEILLAAGAKVNVIHMHNAPLHEAARSQYMEVLLLLLNYGANVYARNSHSKTASDLVPSSTSPAKQLLQYWESNPRALCYLCRQTIRDTLGCTRLSHINHFLLPKFLKDYLLFL; via the exons ATGTCGGATTTAGCTCTGGAGGCAGCTGTTGATgaactttttataaatatagatGAAAATATGATACAGTCTTATT TGAATCATGAGTACCCGTTTCATTTGGCATCTCGGGATGGCAACACTCCGATGTTGTTAGCCCTGATTCAGCGATGTAGAGACCGTGTTAACTCTGCCACAACTGACCTTGTGCGACCTCTACATGAGGCTTCTTTATTTGGTCACCTTGATTGTGTGAAAGCTCTGCTGAAAGCTGGAGCTGAG GTTAATGTTAGAAACATAGATGGTGCAACGCCATTATGTGATGCTTGTTGCTGTGGAAACACAGATATTGTCCAGATTCTGTTGTCTTATGGGGCTGTGGTGAATCCACCGCTGCTTCTAGCTACACCCTTGCATGAAGCTGTTTTGAGAG acAACTGGAAGTGTACCGAGCTGCTGGTTGATGCTGGTGCCAAGCTCGATTCATCAGACTGTCACTTTGGTACACCTCTTCACATATGTGCCATGAAGGGCTACACCATGTCAGCAGAAATCCTCCTAGCTGCAG GTGCCAAGGTGAATGTAATTCACATGCATAATGCACCGTTACACGAAGCCGCTCGGTCCCAGTACATGGAGGTTCTGTTGCTACTCTTGAACTATGGCGCCAACGTGTATGCTAGAAACAGCCACTCCAAGACTGCCAGTGACCTGGTGCCCAGCAGCACATCTCCAGCAAAACAGTTACTTCAGTACTGGGAAA GTAATCCTCGAGCTCTTTGTTATTTGTGTCGACAAACAATCCGTGACACATTGGGCTGTACACGACTATCACATATAAATCACTTTTTACTTCCAAAATTTCTTAAAGACTACttgttatttctttaa
- the LOC121369064 gene encoding ankyrin repeat and SOCS box protein 13-like isoform X2, with protein MLLALIQRCRDRVNSATTDLVRPLHEASLFGHLDCVKALLKAGAEVNVRNIDGATPLCDACCCGNTDIVQILLSYGAVVNPPLLLATPLHEAVLRDNWKCTELLVDAGAKLDSSDCHFGTPLHICAMKGYTMSAEILLAAGAKVNVIHMHNAPLHEAARSQYMEVLLLLLNYGANVYARNSHSKTASDLVPSSTSPAKQLLQYWESNPRALCYLCRQTIRDTLGCTRLSHINHFLLPKFLKDYLLFL; from the exons ATGTTGTTAGCCCTGATTCAGCGATGTAGAGACCGTGTTAACTCTGCCACAACTGACCTTGTGCGACCTCTACATGAGGCTTCTTTATTTGGTCACCTTGATTGTGTGAAAGCTCTGCTGAAAGCTGGAGCTGAG GTTAATGTTAGAAACATAGATGGTGCAACGCCATTATGTGATGCTTGTTGCTGTGGAAACACAGATATTGTCCAGATTCTGTTGTCTTATGGGGCTGTGGTGAATCCACCGCTGCTTCTAGCTACACCCTTGCATGAAGCTGTTTTGAGAG acAACTGGAAGTGTACCGAGCTGCTGGTTGATGCTGGTGCCAAGCTCGATTCATCAGACTGTCACTTTGGTACACCTCTTCACATATGTGCCATGAAGGGCTACACCATGTCAGCAGAAATCCTCCTAGCTGCAG GTGCCAAGGTGAATGTAATTCACATGCATAATGCACCGTTACACGAAGCCGCTCGGTCCCAGTACATGGAGGTTCTGTTGCTACTCTTGAACTATGGCGCCAACGTGTATGCTAGAAACAGCCACTCCAAGACTGCCAGTGACCTGGTGCCCAGCAGCACATCTCCAGCAAAACAGTTACTTCAGTACTGGGAAA GTAATCCTCGAGCTCTTTGTTATTTGTGTCGACAAACAATCCGTGACACATTGGGCTGTACACGACTATCACATATAAATCACTTTTTACTTCCAAAATTTCTTAAAGACTACttgttatttctttaa